The sequence TTGAGACGAGCGCCGGTATCTACTCCTTTTGGAATATTAGCAGTAATTTTTTGGGATTTTTTAACTTTCCCTCTTCCGCGACAGCTATTGCATGGCGTTGTTATTACTGTGCCGGTTCCTGCGCATTTTGGACATGTGCGTCTTATAATTATACCTATAAATCCCTGTTGAAAAGTGGTTTCGCCCTTTCCGTTGCATTCGGGGCAAGTTTTAACGCTTGTTCCCGGCTCGTGACCTTCGCCTTTACAGTGAGGGCAGGTGTCGTTTTTGGATATTGTAATTTCTTTGATTATTCCCGTGTATGCCTCTTTTAGAGAAATCCTTAAATCATATCGCAAGTCTGCGCTTCTGCGAGTTCTGGAATGAGAGGTTCCTCCAAAAAATGAACCGAATATATCCTGAAAACCCGTAAAGACATCCGAAGAAAAAATGTCGGAAAAATCACTAAATCCTCCAAATCCTGCTCCTTTGAGCCCTGCATGTCCGAATTGGTCATACATTTGTCTTTTTTCCGGGTCGGACAAAACAGCGTATGCTTCCGATATTTCCTTGAATTTATCTTCCGCTTCCTTATTGTCAGGATTTCTGTCAGGATGATATTGAAGAGCCGCCTTTCTATAAGTTTTTTTTATCTCGGCTCCTGAAGAGTCACGACTTAGCTCCAAAACTTCATAATAATCTTTTTTAGTCATTAGTTTTTATCTTTTCTGAGGATTTAAAAGCGGAATGTATACTTTTATTTCTTTTTTTTCTGCTTTTCTAACCTTTTAAGAGCTTGTATCTTTTGCGGAAGCCCGAAAAGTTCTATGAATCCTTTAGCGGATTGGTGATTAAAAATATCTTCCGGAGAATATGTCGCCATTTTCGTATTGTAAAGCGAATTTGGTGAATTTCTTCCTACTACAATACAGTTGGCTTTGTGTAATTTTAATGTAACTTCGCCGGTTGTATTCTCGTGTATTTTTTCTAAAAATGAGTCAAGCGCTTCTTTTAAATCGGAATACCATAGGCCATAATAGACCAACTGGGCATATTTGCTGGAAATAATTTTCTTAAAATGTGTGGTTTCTCTGTCAAGAGTTAGGTTTTCTATTTCTCCTAAAGCTTTATGGAGAATAACTGCAGCAGGCGCTTCATATAGTTCTCTGCTTTTTATCCCAACGAGTCTGTCTTCTACCATATCAATTCTTCCTATGCCGTGTTTTGCACCTATACTATTAAGTTCTATAATAAGCGCAGATAATTCATATTTATTGCCGTCGAGCTTCTTTGGGATACCGTTTTCAAAGTATATTTTTATATATTGAGGCTTGGCGGGAGTCTTATCTATCGGATTTGTTTTATCCCATGCATTTTCCGGTGGTTCTTGGTCGGGGTCTTCCAGAACACCGCATTCTATAGAAGTGCCCCAGATGTTTTTATCTATGCTGTAGGGACTTTTTTTCGTGGTTGAAACGGGGATATTATGTTTTTTCGCATATTCTATTTCTTCTTCCCTTGATTTAAGTTCCCATTCTCTCAAGGGAGCTATGATTTTTAAACTTGGGGCAAAAGAAAAGATTGTCAACTCAAATCTTACCTGGTCGTTGCCTTTTCCGGTGCAACCGTGAGCTACGGCATCCGCCTTTTCTTTTCTAGCTATTTCTACCAATCTATTCGCGATTAGAGGTCTTGAAAGCGCTGTGGCAAGAGGATATTTTCCTTCATATAAAGCGCCTGCTTTCAGTGTGGGTACTATAAATTCATTTGCGAATTCTTTTTTTAAATCTTCAACATATACCTTAAATGCTCCTGTGCTTTTCGCTTTTTTTTCTATTTCACTCTTATTAATTTCATCTCCAACAGTAGCGGTATATGTTATGACTTTTGCTTTATATTTATCTTTAAGCCATTTTAATGCAACAGAAGTATCTAACCCACCAGAATAAGCAAGTACTATTTTCATTTATTTCTCCTTATGTGAAAATATAATAGAGATATACATAGAAATACATGGGAATAAATTGAAACACGTTATTTATCTACCACGTATTTCCACCATATTTCTACATATATCTATGTATTTCTTTTTATTTTTTAGTACTAATTATCCCTATTATATATCTCTCAGTCTCTTTTGCCAATTCATCCGAATTTATAAGTACTGAAAGTTCGTTATTTTTTGATAATCCGGAATATGTCCAATTATGACTTCCTATTATCGTATACCTTGAATCTATCACTATTGTTTTTGTGTGAGTCAGCGTTTCAACGCTATCGTAATAAACTTTTACTCCTTTTTTCGAAAGGATTTTGCCGGTCTTCTGATTTTCCTTTGTGCTCTTCTCATCTCGGGAAATATCAAGCAAAACGGTTACATCTACCCCCCTTTTCTTTGCTTCTATCAAAGCATTTACAAAGATATTGGAAGGGGATTTTGGATATTGGGAATAATATTTAAAAGAATACATCGCAACAAAGATAGATTTGGTTGCAGAATTAAATAGCGAATTAATTGTTTTACAATATTTTTCGGAAGTCAGTAATTCTACGTTTTCTGCCGTAAGCGCGCAGATATTTGCTTGTTGCAGTAAAAATAAAAGAAAGAAGGTTATAAATAAAATCTTAAACTTTTGTGCCATTATTTTCCCAAAAGCAAAACTAACAACGCTTTTTGCGCGTGTAATTTGTTTTCCGCCTGTTCCCATACAATAGAGTGTGTGCCATCCAGCACTTCTGAAGTTATCTCTTCACCTCTATGAGCGGGCAAACAATGCATAACAAAAACGTGCTTTTTGGCTGCCTTGACAAGTTTTTCGTTTATCTGGAAATCTTTGAAAGCGCTTAATCTTGCTTTTTTCTGTTCTTCTTCGCCCATGGAAACCCACACATCCGTATAAATTACATCCGCGTTTTTGACCGCCTCTATAGGATTACTTAATAGTTTGATTTTGCATTTCGGATTTATTTTTTGCGCGTCTTCCAAAATTCCTGAGCTTGGCTCATATCCTTTGGGAGAAGAAATGGTCAAGTTAATACCTGTTTTTGCCGAGCCGTATATCAATGAATTACAAACATTATTCCCGGCTCCTATATATGTTAACCCCACATCTTCCAATTTACCGATTTCCTCTTTTATAGTAAACATATCTGATAAAACCTGACACGGATGGGAAAAATCGGATAAAGCATTAATAACGGGAATTGAAGTGTTTGTGGCTAATTCAATTAGATTATTGTGGTTATATGTTCTTACCGCCAGAGCGTCAAGATAAAGCGAGAAAATTTTCGCCGCATCGGCTAGGGTTTCGCCTCTTTTTAACTGGAGTTGTTCTGATTGTAAAAAAAGTGAACTTCCGCCAAGTTCTCTTATGGCTATTTCCAAAGATATTCTTGTTCTTGTGGATGGTTTCTCAAACAGGAGCCCCAGGCTTTTCCCATCCAATAAATGGATAATCTTTTCCCCTCTTTTTCTTCTGGTTTTTAATTCCGAAGCCATTTGAAAAAGAAGATTAATGTCTTGTTTATTTATATCTTTAATAGAAAGTAAATTTTTATTCATGATTAACGCTCAACCAGTTTTGCCGAGCAAGCTCGGCCACTACATTTTTTCATTAAGTCGTAGTTGCAAAGCTTGCTTTGCTTTTTTGTCATTTTCTATACATTATCCAGCACTTCTTCTAAAATTGCCATTCCTTCATCGATTTCTTTTTCCTGCACGATAAGAGGAGGAACAAATCTTAATACATTTTCGCCTGCTGTTCCTATGAGCAAACCCTTCTGCATGCATTTTAATAATATACCTTTTGCTCCGTCAGTAATAGGGGCAATTTCCATCCCTAACATTAGCCCTTTACCTCTTACTTCTTTTATGAACGGATATTTACTTTTTAAACTGTTTAATTTGTCCTTAAAATAATCTCCCATCTTGCCGGCGTTATCAATCAGATTATCTCCCAACATTGTTTTTAATGTTGCAACTGCGGCTTTTGTCGCAAGAGGATTTCCTCCAAAAGTCGCCGCATGATCGCCGGGACCAATACAGGAAGAAACTTTTTCGTTTGCGATTACGGCTCCTATGGGGACTCCTCCTCCCAACGATTTAGCAAGTGTAACCATGTCAGGTGTTATCCCGTAATATTCGTAAGCAAAGAGTTTGCCCGTTCTTCCCATTCCGCACTGGACCTCGTCCAGAATGAGGAGTATATCGTTCTCATCGCAGAGTAATCTTACTTGTTTAAGGAATTCTTTTTTTGCGGGATTTATGCCGCTTTCTCCCTGCATCGGTTCAATAAGTATTGCGCAAGTTTTGTCAG comes from bacterium and encodes:
- a CDS encoding aspartate aminotransferase family protein; amino-acid sequence: MKNKEIAELDEKYIIPTYAGKTIAFSHGKGCKIWDIEGKEYLDFLSGIAVSGLGHSHPKLVEAIKEQAEKLIHTSNLYLIPNQIELASILVENSFPGKCFFCNSGAEANEAAIKFARKYGAGKYEIITMSGSFHGRTYGALTATGQKKFHKGFEPLLPGFKYAEFNNIESVKNLITDKTCAILIEPMQGESGINPAKKEFLKQVRLLCDENDILLILDEVQCGMGRTGKLFAYEYYGITPDMVTLAKSLGGGVPIGAVIANEKVSSCIGPGDHAATFGGNPLATKAAVATLKTMLGDNLIDNAGKMGDYFKDKLNSLKSKYPFIKEVRGKGLMLGMEIAPITDGAKGILLKCMQKGLLIGTAGENVLRFVPPLIVQEKEIDEGMAILEEVLDNV
- the dnaJ gene encoding molecular chaperone DnaJ; the protein is MTKKDYYEVLELSRDSSGAEIKKTYRKAALQYHPDRNPDNKEAEDKFKEISEAYAVLSDPEKRQMYDQFGHAGLKGAGFGGFSDFSDIFSSDVFTGFQDIFGSFFGGTSHSRTRRSADLRYDLRISLKEAYTGIIKEITISKNDTCPHCKGEGHEPGTSVKTCPECNGKGETTFQQGFIGIIIRRTCPKCAGTGTVITTPCNSCRGRGKVKKSQKITANIPKGVDTGARLKIKGEGEGAVKGGSSGDLYIFIHIDEDPFFQRKDDDIITDIPISITIACLGGEIEIPTLDGKTKIQIPHGVQNSKVFRLRGKGMPNLHGHRSGDQYVRLLIETPVNLSKEQKKLMQEFSKLETDKNIPHRKRFLDRFFENFT
- the argF gene encoding ornithine carbamoyltransferase, encoding MNKNLLSIKDINKQDINLLFQMASELKTRRKRGEKIIHLLDGKSLGLLFEKPSTRTRISLEIAIRELGGSSLFLQSEQLQLKRGETLADAAKIFSLYLDALAVRTYNHNNLIELATNTSIPVINALSDFSHPCQVLSDMFTIKEEIGKLEDVGLTYIGAGNNVCNSLIYGSAKTGINLTISSPKGYEPSSGILEDAQKINPKCKIKLLSNPIEAVKNADVIYTDVWVSMGEEEQKKARLSAFKDFQINEKLVKAAKKHVFVMHCLPAHRGEEITSEVLDGTHSIVWEQAENKLHAQKALLVLLLGK
- a CDS encoding argininosuccinate synthase gives rise to the protein MKIVLAYSGGLDTSVALKWLKDKYKAKVITYTATVGDEINKSEIEKKAKSTGAFKVYVEDLKKEFANEFIVPTLKAGALYEGKYPLATALSRPLIANRLVEIARKEKADAVAHGCTGKGNDQVRFELTIFSFAPSLKIIAPLREWELKSREEEIEYAKKHNIPVSTTKKSPYSIDKNIWGTSIECGVLEDPDQEPPENAWDKTNPIDKTPAKPQYIKIYFENGIPKKLDGNKYELSALIIELNSIGAKHGIGRIDMVEDRLVGIKSRELYEAPAAVILHKALGEIENLTLDRETTHFKKIISSKYAQLVYYGLWYSDLKEALDSFLEKIHENTTGEVTLKLHKANCIVVGRNSPNSLYNTKMATYSPEDIFNHQSAKGFIELFGLPQKIQALKRLEKQKKKK
- a CDS encoding phospholipase is translated as MAQKFKILFITFFLLFLLQQANICALTAENVELLTSEKYCKTINSLFNSATKSIFVAMYSFKYYSQYPKSPSNIFVNALIEAKKRGVDVTVLLDISRDEKSTKENQKTGKILSKKGVKVYYDSVETLTHTKTIVIDSRYTIIGSHNWTYSGLSKNNELSVLINSDELAKETERYIIGIISTKK